TGTATTTTTTCCAGCACTAATATTGATCATCGTTACTCCTGCAGCTATTTTTTCATCAATTGGCGTATGTATCGACGTGACTGTACTAACGACTGGAATATCGACAACCTCACAAACCATTTCAACTGTTTCAACTGGCGTTGGCCCATTTAGTACGACTCCGATCGATCCTTGAGCTTCTGCAAAAAGGCTCATATACGCAGAACGTTGTCCTTGCGTCAAGCCTCCACCGACTCCTGAAAATACGGGAATATCTGCTGCTTCTATAATGCTTTTAGTGATCGCTGGATGCGGCGTAAACGGATAGACAGCAATGACTGCATTTGCATCCGTATTCCTAATAATTGCAATATCTGTAGTAAAAATAATCGATTTGATTTTCTTTCCAAAAATTCTGATCCCGCTTGCTTGTGCAATCACCTTCGGCACTTGCACAATATCCTGCTTCAGCGGTGTGACGATTTCCGGTACCCATTTTTCTTCCATCAAAATCCTCCTTTTTTAGACTAATGATCGTATTTATTTAGATCATAGCTTTCGATCACATGAATAACTTTTTCAGCATAAGTTGGATCTGTCGCATAGCCTGCATCCTGTAAAGCTTGCGCGGCTTCTTTATAATTTCTCGCCAACAACACATTCTCATATAAACGTGGATTCCATGTGACACCATTAACAAATAAACGTGTGTGATCATCCATCGACTCTTCCCATGTATCATACACTCTAAAGTCTCCCTGAATCACGATCCACTCTTCATTGATGTATTCCTTCGTTTCAAGATTTACTTTTTTCTGATCACCATACGCTTTGATTCCAAACAAGTTATTATATTTAGAGGCAAGCGTACTTTGTCCCCAATTCGACTCTAAGATTCCTTGTCCAATGATAATACTAGGTAAGACACCATAAGAAGACTGCAACTCTTGTGCATGCGGACTGATTCTATCAATAAACTCTTCTTTTGACACTTGTTCATTTTTCTGTGCCGTATTTTCTTCAGTTTTAGAACTATCTGATAACACATTGATGGAAAAGATAAATGCAACTCCAACAATCAATAGGCCCGCAAATAATGCTGGTAAATTTGATTGTCTTCTTTTCTTTTTATACCTTTGACTATTCATACATTCCCTACTTTATCGTGTATTCATCCCATTTAAAAAACGGACAATGGCTGACTGATTATATCAGTTTTTTTCATTACAATCAATCTACAGCTGTTGTAGTCATGGTTGTCGAAGTTTTTGCTGGTGCCTTAGATGTTGTCGTCGTGGTCGTCTGACTTACTTCTGTTGTTGTTTCGGCTGTGTTTTTTGTCTTGTCTTTTGCTGTATCATGTCCAAAAAATACGTAGATCACAGCACCTAACACTATGATGACGGATAATATCCCTAAAATTTGTTTCACAAAAAAACTCCTCACTTACTTATTCACCAACGTAAGTTCCCATTAAATTTTCATTTACCCAATCTAATAGCTCTACTTTAGATCCTTCCAACTGCCCCTGTAAAGTGGCCGGCAAGCGAAATGTAACGATA
This sequence is a window from Enterococcus wangshanyuanii. Protein-coding genes within it:
- a CDS encoding hydrolase; translated protein: MEEKWVPEIVTPLKQDIVQVPKVIAQASGIRIFGKKIKSIIFTTDIAIIRNTDANAVIAVYPFTPHPAITKSIIEAADIPVFSGVGGGLTQGQRSAYMSLFAEAQGSIGVVLNGPTPVETVEMVCEVVDIPVVSTVTSIHTPIDEKIAAGVTMINISAGKNTAETVRYFREKYPTLPIIATGGPTDESITETIAAGANAITYTPPSNGELFSHKMDKYRNLEKENDQ
- a CDS encoding glycoside hydrolase family 73 protein, with the translated sequence MNSQRYKKKRRQSNLPALFAGLLIVGVAFIFSINVLSDSSKTEENTAQKNEQVSKEEFIDRISPHAQELQSSYGVLPSIIIGQGILESNWGQSTLASKYNNLFGIKAYGDQKKVNLETKEYINEEWIVIQGDFRVYDTWEESMDDHTRLFVNGVTWNPRLYENVLLARNYKEAAQALQDAGYATDPTYAEKVIHVIESYDLNKYDH